Within Paenibacillus albicereus, the genomic segment CGCCAACAAGTACGCGACCGCCCTCGGCAATCTGAACAACGGCCAGCCGGCGACGCTGTTCTCCTCCTACGACCAGCAGACGGTCAGCAAGCACTTCGAATGGATGCAGGCGTACGGCATCGACGGCGCGGCGCTGCAGCGGTTCGGCGCGGACGAGAGCGACGCCCCGAACGGCTGGAAGACGAACCGCGACAGCGTCGCCGTCAAGGTGAAGAACGCCGCCGAGGCGTACGGCCGCAAGTTTTATGTCATGTACGACATCACCGGCATGAACCCGTCCAACTGGGTGAACGCGGTCAAGCATGACTGGACGGCCAACGTCGTCGGCGGCATGGGATTGACCGGGTCCAGCGCCTACGCGCGCCAGAACGGCAAGATCGTCGTCAACATCTGGGGCATGGGCTTCACCGACCGTCCGGGCACGGCGGCCGAAGCGGCCGGCCTCATCAGCTGGTTCAAGCAGCAGGGCGCCTACGTCATCGGCGGCGTGCCCGCTTTCTGGAGGACCGGGGTGGAGGATTCGAAGCCGGGCTTCCTCGACGTCTACAAGTCGCTCGACATGATTTCCCCCTGGTTCGTCGGCCGCTTCGGCACCCTCACGGACGTCGATCACTGGAAGACGAACTTCTGGCAGCCGGACAAGACGTTCACGCAGCAGAACGGCATCGCGTACCAGCCGGTCCTGTGGCCGGGCTTCTCCTGGTCGAACCTGAAGCCGGGCGCGCCGCAGAACCAGATTCCGCGCCTGCACGGCGACTTCATGTGGAAGCAGGCGTACAGCATGAAGTCGGTCGGCATCGATACGGGCTATGTCGCGATGTTCGACGAGTACGACGAGGGCACGGCCATCGCCAAAGCGGCGGAGAACAGCTCCATGATTCCGTCCGCCCCGTATTTCCTGACGCTGAATGCCGACGGAGTCGCCGTCTCGTCCGACTTCTACCTCCGCCTGACGGGAGATATCGGACGCATGTTCAAGGGCCAGATCGCCGCCACGGCAGCGCATCCGACCTCCCATCAGTGACGCGCACGGCCCCGATTCGCCGCCTGGCGGATCGGGGCTTTTTCCATATGGAGTAAGGCTTTCCGGCCGCAGGAAGGACGTCCCGGGACCCGCTGGAGCGACAAGCCAAGAACGGCCTGCAAAAGCCAACACCGCCTCCTACTTCGTCCGCGCGGGCTGCGGTACGATGGCAGGGAAAGGTGGAGCCGACGCAAGAGAAGCGCATTCATCACGACCTGGAAAAGGGGATTGCACATGAGGAGAAAGAGAATCGCACTGACGGCCGCGCTGGCGGCGACGGCGCTGCTCGCGAGCGCCTGCTCGGGAGGCGGCGACGAGGGCTCGGCCGGCGAGTCCGGCAAGCAGCTGACGATGTGGACGTGGAAGGTGGCCTATACGCCGGGCTTCGAGGCCGCCGCCAAGCTCTATGAGGAGAAGACGGGCATCCAGGTGAAGATCGAGACGTTCACGCCGGACGACACGTACCGCCAGAAATTCCAGGCGGCGGCGAACTCCAAGAACCTGCCGGATGTCGTGCACTGGTGGGCGACGGCCGGCGACTCGATCGAGGGCTCGGTGCTGGAGCTGTCGGGCGAAGTGAAGGAAGACGTCATGGGCAAGTTCGTCGGCACGGCGATGGACCCGATCCGCATCACGCAGAGCCAGGTCGACTCCTGGGCGTCGGACAAGAACGCCACGACCGTGCAGAAGTCGCTCCAGGCCGGCCAGTTCTACGGGCTGCCGCTCGACATCGGGGGCTTCTTCACCTTCTACGGCAACAAGAAGCTGCTGGAGGAAGCCGGCGTGAAGGCGGAGGCGCCGAAGACGTGGGAGGAGTTCGTCTCGATGATGGAGGCGGTCAAGGCGAAAGGCTCGGCGTCCGGCCTCGTGTTCGGAGCGAAGCTGCCGGACCTGTGGGAAAACTGGGCCGGCTCCGCGCTGACGATCATGCACGGCGGCCCGCAGGCGTACACCGACCTGCTGGAGCGCAAGACGCGCCTGAGCGATCCCGGCAACCTGCCGGTCGTGCAGGCGATGGAGACGCTCGCGCAGAAGGACCTGCTCCTGCCGGGCATCCTGTCCACCGACATCGACGGCGCCGACCAGGCGTTCGCGGCCGGCAAGGCGGCGTTCGACCTCGGCGGCTCGTTCACGATGTCGACGCTGCTCGCCATGGGCATGAGCCCGGACGACATCATCACGTTCCCGGTGCCGCCGCTGTCCGGCTCCAAAATCTCGTCGTGGACGACCGATCCGTTCACGCTGACCCAGCTGTCGGTCAACAAGGACTCCAAGAGCCGCGACGACGCGCTCGACTTCATCCAGTTCATGACGACCGACCCGGCCGCGGCCGTCGCCTTCGCGAACGGCGCCTACACGGTGCCGGCCGTCGACCTCGGCGCGGACTCCGCCAACCTGGACGCCAACCTGAAGTCCATCTCCGATGCGTTCGCGAAGGAGCCGGGACCTTACTCCGAGGCGGCTCCGGCGATCAACTCGCTGCGCGGCAAGCACAAGGAATGGGAAGTGTACGCCCAGTCGATGCAGTCGGTCATCGAGAAGAAGATGACGGCGGAGCAAGCGGCCAAGAAGTTCGACGAGACGCTGGAGAAGCTCGAGGCGAGCGGCAACTGAGGCCATCCGCAACCTGTCCCACCGGCCGGCCGGCGCGCGATCGCGCCGGCCGGCCGTCATTCCAACAAGCCTGAAGGTGATGACATATGGCAACGTCCAAAAACAAATGGGTGCCCTACCTGTTCCTGCTGCCGGGAGTGCTGCTGTTCCTCGGCGTCGGCGTCTACTCGGTCGGATTCTCGATCCTGCTGAGCTTCTACAACTGGTCGGGCATCGACTTCTCCACGGCCCGCTTCGAAGGGCTGGCGAACTTCCGGCAGTTCCTGCTCGGAGACGACCCGATCGTGACGCAGAACTTCTACAAGGCGCTGCTGCACAACGCGCTGATCGCCGTCTTCCAGGTCGCGATCGTCGTGCCCGTGGCGCTGGTGCTGGCGTTCACGCTGCAGAATACGAAGATGGCGGCGCTGTACCGCACGATCTACTTCCTGCCGATGATCGCCTCCGGCGTGGCGATCTTCTACGTCTGGAAAGGCCTGTTCGAGCCTGCCGGCGCGCTCAACGCGCTGTTCGCCTGGCTCGGCATGGACTTCCTCGTCGTGCCGGGCGGCATGCTCGGCACCTCGTCCACCTCGCTCGCCGGCATCATCCTGACGACGATCTGGGGCGGCCTGCCGGGCACGCTCATCCTGTACTACGCCGGCCTGACGTCGATCGACCCGACGCTGTACGAGGCGGCGAGCGTCGACGGCGCGAGCAAGGCGACGCTCATTTGGAGGATCACCTGGCCGCTGCTCAAGCCGATCACGCTGATCGCCGTCATCCAGATGGTCAACGGCGCGTTCCAGACGTTCGAGAACGTCTTCATCATGACCGGAGGAGGACCGGGCGGCAGCTCCGAGGTCATCGGCACGCTCGTCTACCGCACCGCCTTCCTCGACAACGACTACGGCCTGGCCAGCGCGATCGGATGGGTGAGCTTCCTCGTGACGGGAGTCATCGCCATCTTCAGCATCCGCTCGTTCCAGGCGGACATCTAGGAGGACCGGATGATCAAGTATCTCAAGCATCTGCTGCTCGTCGTCTACGGCGCCACCTGCGTCTATCCGTTCCTGTGGATGATCGGCACGTCGCTCAAGTCGACTGCGGATTCGCTCGCGAATCCGCAGTCGCCGTTTCCCGTAGCGGCGCCGCTCTGGTCGAACTTCGGCATCGTGTGGAACAAGCTGAACTTCTATCAGTTCTTCGTCAACAGCGTCGTCGTCAGCCTGTTCGTCATCGTCGGCGTCGTCCTCATCTATACGATGATGGGCTACGCGTTCGCCAAGTTCCGGTTCGCCGGCAAAAAGACGATCTACTACATGTTCATCGCGCTGCTGCTCGTGCCGGGCGTGACGACGCTCATCCCGCTGTACATCAACATGACGAACCTCGGCCTGCAGAACTCCTACATCGGCATCATCCTGCCGATGATCAACGGCGCCGCTCCGTTCGCGATCTTCCTGTTCACGAGCTATTTCCGCACGATCTCGCACGAGCTGTACGAGAGCGCCGTGCTCGACGGCTGCGGCAGCTTCAAGATCTACTGGCGCATCTACCTGCCGCTGGCGCTGCCGGCGATCGGCACGATCGCCATCCTGAACTTCATCGGCAGCTGGAACAACATCCTCTGGCCGATGATTATCGTCGACAAGCAGAGCCTGTTCACGCTGCCGATGGGCCTCATGTACTTGGACTCCTCTTCGTTCAAGAAGTGGAACGAGCTGATGGCCGGCGCGCTGATTACGGTTATCCCGATCCTGCTTGCCTTCCCGTTCCTGCAGAAGATGTACGTGAAGGGCATGACAGTCGGCTCGGTCAAGATGTAGCGGCGCGACGACGCGCAAGCACAGCCGGACGGCCCCGGCCGATCCGAAGGAGGACGCGAACATGGCGAAAATCAAGGACATCCGCTGCATCCGCACGCGGGCGAACGCCTGCTGGACGATCGTGAAGGTCGTCACCGACCAGGACGGACTCCACGGCATCGGCTCGGCGTCGGATATGTACAATCCCGAGGCGGTCGTGCAGGTCGTCGAGCAGCTGCTGAAGCCGCTGCTGGTCGGCAAGGACGCCTCGAACATCGAGGACCTGTGGAACACGATGACGCTCAGCGCCTATTGGCGCAGCGGCGGCATCCTCCAGACGGCCGTCGCCGGCATCGACATGGCGCTGTGGGACATCAAGGGCAAGGAGGCGGGGCTGCCGGTGTACCAGCTGCTCGGCGGCGCCGCCCGCGCGGCCGTGCCGTGCTACGGCCATGCCGGCGGCCGGGATCGGGCGGAGCTGGCCGAGGACGTCCACCGCTTCCGCGAAGAGGGCTACACGGTCATCCGCGTCCAGATGGGCGGCTACGGCGGAGGCGGCTTCGTCGACGCTTCGCAGGCGCGGCTGCCGGATGGCGCCTGGTCCAAGGACCGCGTGTTCGACGAGCAGGCGTACGTCTCGTCGATCACGGCGATGTTCGACGGGCTGCGGGCCGAGTTCGGGCCGGACGTGAACTTTACCCATGATGTGCACGAGCATCTGTCTCCGGTCCAGGCGATCCAGCTCGCGCGCAACCTCGAGCCGCATCGGCTGTTCTTCCTGGAGGACGCGCTGCCGCCGGAGCAGCTCGGCTGGTACCGCCAGCTGCGGGCGGCCAGCTCCACGCCGCAGGCGGTGGGCGAGCAGTTCACGCACGTGCAGGAATGGCTGCCGCTGCTGTCCGAGCGGCTGATCGACTTCATCCGCATGCGCGTGTCCAAGGCGGGCGGCATCAGCGCCTGCCGCAAGATCGCCGCCGTCGCCGAGGCGTTCGGCGTCCGCACCGCCTGGCAGGAGGGCGGGGAGAACGACCCCGTCAACCAGGCGGCCGCCGTGCACCTGGACATGGCGATCTGGAATTTCGGCATCCAGGAAGTGAACCATTTCCGGCCGGAGGAGCAGGAGGCATTCCCCGGCCTGATCGAGCGCAAGGGCGGCTATCTGTATGCGAGCGGCAAGCCCGGGCTCGGCCTCGACATCGACGAGGCCAAGGCGGCGGCGCTGCTGAGCCGGGACTGGGACCGCTCGTCGTACCACCATCCATACGAGCTCGACCGCAAGGCCGACGGCACGCTGGTGCGGCCGTAACCCATCTCCATCACGAACCGGGCAGCGAGGGCTGCTTGAAAAGGAGCGAACGGACATGAACACCATCGCGGTCACAGGCGGGAGCGGCAAGCTGGGCACGGAGGCCGTACGCCAGCTGCAGGAAGCGGGCTACGAGGTCTTCTCGCTCGACAGCCGTGTCTCGGAGCGGCTGCGCTGCCGCCAGCTGCAGGTGGACCTGGCCGATCTCGGCCAAGTCGCCAGCGCGCTGCGCGGCGCGGACGCCATTCTTCATCTGGCCGCCATACCCGCGCCGGTCGGGCATGCGCATAGCCATATTTTCACCAACAACGTCGTCGGCGGCTTCAATATCCTGGAGGCGGCGTCGCTGCTCGGCATCCGGCGCGTCGTGCTCGGCTCGAGCACGTCCTGCTACGGCTTCGCCTGGGCGGAGCGGCCGCTGGCGCCGTCCTACCTGCCGGTCGACGAGGAGCATCCGCATCTGGCGCAGGAGGGCTACGGCCTGTCCAAGACGCTGAACGAGCTGACGGCGGCGATGTTCAGCCGGCGCAGCGGGCTGGAGACGGTGTCGCTGCGCTTCTCGCTGATCGCCGCTCCGGACGAGTACCTGAAGCTGCGCGAGGCGCTGCGCCGGCCGGAGGCGTTCGCCAAGATTCTGTGGAGCTACGTCGACCTGCGCGACGCCGCTGCCGCCTGCGTGCTGGCGCTGGAGGCCGAGGGCATCGGCGGGGCGGACGTGCTGAACATCACCGGCGACGATACGCTGAGCGAGCGGGAGACGCCGGATTTGGTGAAGGCGTATGTTCCGGAGGTGGACTCGTTCAAGCGGGAGCTGTCCGGGGGCGAGCCGCTGTTCGACAACCGGCGGGCCAAGCAGGTGCTGGGATGGAAGCCTGAATTCAGCTGGAGGGACGGATTCCCGGACCTGCAGCCTCGGGGATGACGGGGAACGGCTGAAGCCGATGGGAGCGTGGAGCTCCCGTCGGCTTCTTTGATTTGGAACGACAAGCAAGGCCTATCATCCGGCAGGCTCGTCCTGCCCGAGCGGCTGACGCCGACGGAGAGGGAGGGGGGAGGCGAGGAGAAGCGGGAAGAGCGGTTGCATGCCGAACGAAAAACGACTATTATAGATATCAGATGTCTATAATAGTCGAATTTAAAGAGGAGATGGAAGAAGATGAATGAGCTCAACGATGCCGGCGTGTGGGAGCAGGCCTGGAGGGAAAGAGGCGAACGCGTCAGGGAGAAGCAGGCGAAGGCGGGCATCCTGCCGTCGCGGGCGTTCGACGACAAGGCGGACACGTTCAACGAGTCCTCCTTCAGCGAGGAGGGGCGAAGAAGGTCGCAGCGCATCCTCGGCTGGCTGGAAGGACAAGGCGTCGACTTCGCCGGGCTGTCCGTTCTCGATGTCGGAGCGGCTTCCGGCGTGTTCACGGTGCCGATGATCGAGCGCGGAGCCGTCGTCACGGCGGTGGAGTCGTCTCCGCCTCAGGTCCGCCTCCTCAAGGAGAACGCGGCGCGCGCCGGAGGCGCGGCGCTGCAGGTCGCCGCCGAGCCGTTCGAGGAGATCGACGTGCGGGAGCGGGGCTGGGAGGGCGCCTTCGACCTCGTCTTCGTCTCGATGTGCCCGGTCCTGCACGATTGGAGCGCGGTGGAGAAGATTCTGTCCTGCGCGAAGGAATACGCCTACATCAGCTTGCCCGCGAGCAACGGCGGGCATAGCTTGGCCGAGGAGATCTGGCCGCTCGTCACGGGCCAGCCTCTGCATGGCGGCCTGCATGCGGAGATGGGCTTCCTCCAGCATCTGCTCTACCTCAAGGGCTACGCCTACCATTCGCTCGTCACGCGGGAATCCAAGCTCGTCGAGATGACGAGGGAAGAAGCGATGACAGAAATGAAGACCTTGCTGAAATGGCGCGGCATCGCGGTGGACGAGGGCATGGAGCGGACGATCGCCGACCACCTGGAGCAGGCCTATCCGTCCGGGCCCGTATCGGTCCGGCAAGGCGGCCGCTTCGGCAAGGTGCTCGTGCAGCTGGGGGACGAGCGCATGCGGGAGCAGGCGCGATAGCCCGGGGCGGACATCGAGGGGGTCCCAAGTCACGCCAAGGCTCGAAAGGCCAAGTCCAGGGCCAGTCTTCCAAGCCGTTCCGCGAGCCTGACTCCGCCTCCTCCATCTGTACGGGGGAGGCGCATCCATGTTAAGCTTGCAGAAATATCCATTATTCTCAATGCCAGACGGCATGCGAGGAGGAATAGGCCTTGTCCCTTTTTCTAACGATCGGCGGCATGCTGCTGCTGCTTGTCGGCGCCATGGGCTTGATTTCCGGCGATTGGCTGCTGATCGCCGCCGGCCTGTTCGGCGGCTTGGTGCTGCTTGCCCTGTCGAGGATCATCGACCTGCTGGAGGACATCAGCCGCCAGCGGAGCGGCGCCCCGTTCGCGGCCGGCCAGCTGGCCAAGCTCATGCGCCGCTCGCCCGCCCGCTCGGTGGAGTCGGAGCTGTTCGACGTGCATCTCAACCCTCGCGGAGGGCGTGAATACCCGCTGCTCCACCTGGGCGGAGAGGCATACCTGAGGGCACGCGTGTTTTTGTCTTACCTCCGTCAGGACGGCGACCAGTATACGTTCGAGCTTCCCGGGCAGGAGCCGGTCACGCTTAGTCGGACTTCCGGCTACGCCGAGGGAGCCGACCTGTTCGAGTTTCAGGAGCAGGTGTTCGTCAAGTTGAGGGCGATCGGCATGAGGGCGGTCGTAGACGGGCAAAAAGTCAAGCTGGAAAGGGAACCGGTCCGTTGACCGGCCCGCTCGTATCTTCACGGCAGAAAGCCGCGATCCGCTCCTGCGGATCGCGGCTTTTTTCGATCGCCAAAATCCCCCTGCAAAAGCCAATCCCGCCTTATTCTTCCTCCCGCCGTCTTGCGTTACGATGACTGCAGAAGATCGACAGACCAGTCAAGCGCGAGGTGAAGCGAGTGGGAAGCATCATGTTCCATCATGTGTACAAGCAGTACAAAGGCGAGCCGCGTCCGGCCGTGGACGACTTTCACCTGACGATCGAGGAGGGCGAGTTCCTCGTCCTCGTCGGGCCGTCCGGCTGCGGCAAGTCGACGACGCTGCGCATGCTGGCCGGTCTCGAGGAGATCAGCCGCGGCGAGCTCTACCTCGACGGCAAGTTCATCAACTACCTCTCCCCCAAGGACCGGGACATCGCGATGGTGTTCCAGAACTACGCCCTCTATCCGAACCTCTCCGTCTTCGACAACATCGCGCTCGGCCTCAAGCTGCGCAAGACCGCCCGGCATGAGATCGACCTGCGCGTGAACCGCGTCGCCAAGATTCTGGAAATCTCCCATCTGCTCGAGCGCAAGCCGAGCCAGCTGTCCGGCGGCCAGAAGCAGCGCGTCGCCCTCGGCCGCGCGATCGCGCGGGAGCCGCAAGTGTTCCTCATGGACGAGCCGCTGTCCAACCTCGACGCCAAGCTGCGGGCGCAGACCCGCGCCGAGCTCATCAAGCTGCAGGCCGAGCTGAAGCGGACGACCGTCTACGTCACCCACGACCAGGTCGAGGCGATGACGATGGGCAGCCGCATCGTCGTCATGAAGGACGGCGTCATCCAGCAGGTCGCGACGCCTCGCCGCCTCTACGACGAGCCGGCCAACCGGTTCGTCGCCGGCTTCATCGGCTCGCCGCAGATGAACTTCATCTCCGGCGGCATCCACAGCGAGGACGGACGGCTGTACTTCGCCAACCGGCGCATGAAGCTGGAGCTGCCGCCGCAGGCGGCGCAGCGCCTCGGCGCCTCCAGCGGCAAGACGCTGCGCAGCGTCACGCTCGGCGTGCGGCCCGAGCATGTCCGGCTGGCCTCCGCCGCGAGCGCCGGGCAAGCAGGCTGGACGGGCGCGTCCGTGCAGATGACGGAGGAGACCGGAGCCGACAGCTACGTCTACCTGGCGGCGGGCGAGACGAGGCTCATTGCCCGGACCGATTCCGAAAGCGCATACATGCCGGAGGAGAACGTGGCGTTCGCCTTCCAGATGGACAAGACGCATCTGTTCGACGAAGCGACGGAGCGCTCGCTGCTGGGGGACGCGCCATGAAGCGGTCCCGCGTCGCCGTCCGGCTGCTGCTCGGTGCGGCCGTGCTCGCCGGAGCGGTCGCCGGCTTCTCCAGCGGCGAGCCGCAGCGCTTCGCGCAGACGGTGGAGGCGTCGGAGCTGCTCGGCCCGATGCCGCAGGGCGACGGGCAGCCGCTCCCTTACGCCCGGCTGATGATGAGCCATCCCGAGGCGGAGCGGGAGGCCGCCGGCTCGCCCTCGATCGCCCTCGATCCGCTCGCGTACACCGGCCAGGCTCCCGAGGCGAAGCTGAGCCGCGAGGACGGGCGCGACGGGCCGGCGCTGCTCTGGAGCAGCGAGGCGGGCTGGGCGGAGTGGACGTTCGAGGCGCCGCGCTCCGGGTGGTACGAGCTGCATCTGGACTACAAGCCGCTGCCCGGCGGCCGCTCCTCGGTCGTGCGCGGGGCGATGATCGACGGGGCCTATCCGTTCGCGGAGTCGCGGGCGCTCGAGCTCGAGCGGCAGTGGAGGGACGCCAAGTATCCGTACGACCGCAACGAGATCGGCATGCAGGTGCGGCCAGCCCAGACGGAGCTGACGGCATGGTCGGTCAAAGCCGCCAGCGATTATGCCGCCTCTCCGCGCCCGCTGCTGTACCGGCTGGAGCAGGGCAGGCATACGCTGCGCCTCGTCGGCGAACGCGAGCCGGTCGCGCTGCGGGGCATCTCCTTCGAGCCGCAGCAGGCGATTCCGTCCTATGCGGACTACGCCGCCGCCCAGCCGGCGTACGCGCCGGGCGACCCCTGGCACGAGGTGAAGGAAGCCGAGGCGTTCCGGCGCAAGTCGAGCCTCTCGATCCAGACCGACCACTGGGCGGAGCCGAACATTTCCCCCGATCCCAAGGGCCGCATCGCCTACAACGTGCTGGGCGGCAACCGCTGGCGGCTGCCGGGCGAATGGGTCGAGTGGCAGCTGGACGCTCCCGCCGACGGCTGGTACGAGCTGGACCTCAAGGCGTTCCAGAACTACCGGGCCGGCTTCAAGGCGTACCGCATGATCGAGCTCGACGGCCAGGTGCCGTTCCGCGAATGGCTGA encodes:
- a CDS encoding carbohydrate-binding protein: MNNLSPSRRWRPLLGALAAAALLAAGISWPQGTAEAASAFVQTAASSYTSQSGIQLENSSEGGQNVAFIDNGDYIAFSNVDFGSGAASLDVRVASNAGGGTIEARLDSAGGTLAATCAVPGTGGWQNWQTKSCSVSGATGVHTLYLKFTGGAGNLFNVLWFKFNAGGGSAGGDVVGKIFAGYQGWFNASGDGSPNNGWIHWSKTSSAPSTSGNTNFELYPDMREYANKYATALGNLNNGQPATLFSSYDQQTVSKHFEWMQAYGIDGAALQRFGADESDAPNGWKTNRDSVAVKVKNAAEAYGRKFYVMYDITGMNPSNWVNAVKHDWTANVVGGMGLTGSSAYARQNGKIVVNIWGMGFTDRPGTAAEAAGLISWFKQQGAYVIGGVPAFWRTGVEDSKPGFLDVYKSLDMISPWFVGRFGTLTDVDHWKTNFWQPDKTFTQQNGIAYQPVLWPGFSWSNLKPGAPQNQIPRLHGDFMWKQAYSMKSVGIDTGYVAMFDEYDEGTAIAKAAENSSMIPSAPYFLTLNADGVAVSSDFYLRLTGDIGRMFKGQIAATAAHPTSHQ
- a CDS encoding ABC transporter substrate-binding protein — translated: MRRKRIALTAALAATALLASACSGGGDEGSAGESGKQLTMWTWKVAYTPGFEAAAKLYEEKTGIQVKIETFTPDDTYRQKFQAAANSKNLPDVVHWWATAGDSIEGSVLELSGEVKEDVMGKFVGTAMDPIRITQSQVDSWASDKNATTVQKSLQAGQFYGLPLDIGGFFTFYGNKKLLEEAGVKAEAPKTWEEFVSMMEAVKAKGSASGLVFGAKLPDLWENWAGSALTIMHGGPQAYTDLLERKTRLSDPGNLPVVQAMETLAQKDLLLPGILSTDIDGADQAFAAGKAAFDLGGSFTMSTLLAMGMSPDDIITFPVPPLSGSKISSWTTDPFTLTQLSVNKDSKSRDDALDFIQFMTTDPAAAVAFANGAYTVPAVDLGADSANLDANLKSISDAFAKEPGPYSEAAPAINSLRGKHKEWEVYAQSMQSVIEKKMTAEQAAKKFDETLEKLEASGN
- a CDS encoding carbohydrate ABC transporter permease; amino-acid sequence: MATSKNKWVPYLFLLPGVLLFLGVGVYSVGFSILLSFYNWSGIDFSTARFEGLANFRQFLLGDDPIVTQNFYKALLHNALIAVFQVAIVVPVALVLAFTLQNTKMAALYRTIYFLPMIASGVAIFYVWKGLFEPAGALNALFAWLGMDFLVVPGGMLGTSSTSLAGIILTTIWGGLPGTLILYYAGLTSIDPTLYEAASVDGASKATLIWRITWPLLKPITLIAVIQMVNGAFQTFENVFIMTGGGPGGSSEVIGTLVYRTAFLDNDYGLASAIGWVSFLVTGVIAIFSIRSFQADI
- a CDS encoding carbohydrate ABC transporter permease; translation: MIKYLKHLLLVVYGATCVYPFLWMIGTSLKSTADSLANPQSPFPVAAPLWSNFGIVWNKLNFYQFFVNSVVVSLFVIVGVVLIYTMMGYAFAKFRFAGKKTIYYMFIALLLVPGVTTLIPLYINMTNLGLQNSYIGIILPMINGAAPFAIFLFTSYFRTISHELYESAVLDGCGSFKIYWRIYLPLALPAIGTIAILNFIGSWNNILWPMIIVDKQSLFTLPMGLMYLDSSSFKKWNELMAGALITVIPILLAFPFLQKMYVKGMTVGSVKM
- a CDS encoding enolase C-terminal domain-like protein, with product MAKIKDIRCIRTRANACWTIVKVVTDQDGLHGIGSASDMYNPEAVVQVVEQLLKPLLVGKDASNIEDLWNTMTLSAYWRSGGILQTAVAGIDMALWDIKGKEAGLPVYQLLGGAARAAVPCYGHAGGRDRAELAEDVHRFREEGYTVIRVQMGGYGGGGFVDASQARLPDGAWSKDRVFDEQAYVSSITAMFDGLRAEFGPDVNFTHDVHEHLSPVQAIQLARNLEPHRLFFLEDALPPEQLGWYRQLRAASSTPQAVGEQFTHVQEWLPLLSERLIDFIRMRVSKAGGISACRKIAAVAEAFGVRTAWQEGGENDPVNQAAAVHLDMAIWNFGIQEVNHFRPEEQEAFPGLIERKGGYLYASGKPGLGLDIDEAKAAALLSRDWDRSSYHHPYELDRKADGTLVRP
- a CDS encoding NAD-dependent epimerase/dehydratase family protein, whose product is MNTIAVTGGSGKLGTEAVRQLQEAGYEVFSLDSRVSERLRCRQLQVDLADLGQVASALRGADAILHLAAIPAPVGHAHSHIFTNNVVGGFNILEAASLLGIRRVVLGSSTSCYGFAWAERPLAPSYLPVDEEHPHLAQEGYGLSKTLNELTAAMFSRRSGLETVSLRFSLIAAPDEYLKLREALRRPEAFAKILWSYVDLRDAAAACVLALEAEGIGGADVLNITGDDTLSERETPDLVKAYVPEVDSFKRELSGGEPLFDNRRAKQVLGWKPEFSWRDGFPDLQPRG
- a CDS encoding class I SAM-dependent methyltransferase, whose protein sequence is MNELNDAGVWEQAWRERGERVREKQAKAGILPSRAFDDKADTFNESSFSEEGRRRSQRILGWLEGQGVDFAGLSVLDVGAASGVFTVPMIERGAVVTAVESSPPQVRLLKENAARAGGAALQVAAEPFEEIDVRERGWEGAFDLVFVSMCPVLHDWSAVEKILSCAKEYAYISLPASNGGHSLAEEIWPLVTGQPLHGGLHAEMGFLQHLLYLKGYAYHSLVTRESKLVEMTREEAMTEMKTLLKWRGIAVDEGMERTIADHLEQAYPSGPVSVRQGGRFGKVLVQLGDERMREQAR
- a CDS encoding ABC transporter ATP-binding protein encodes the protein MGSIMFHHVYKQYKGEPRPAVDDFHLTIEEGEFLVLVGPSGCGKSTTLRMLAGLEEISRGELYLDGKFINYLSPKDRDIAMVFQNYALYPNLSVFDNIALGLKLRKTARHEIDLRVNRVAKILEISHLLERKPSQLSGGQKQRVALGRAIAREPQVFLMDEPLSNLDAKLRAQTRAELIKLQAELKRTTVYVTHDQVEAMTMGSRIVVMKDGVIQQVATPRRLYDEPANRFVAGFIGSPQMNFISGGIHSEDGRLYFANRRMKLELPPQAAQRLGASSGKTLRSVTLGVRPEHVRLASAASAGQAGWTGASVQMTEETGADSYVYLAAGETRLIARTDSESAYMPEENVAFAFQMDKTHLFDEATERSLLGDAP